Within uncultured Methanoregula sp., the genomic segment GATTAAAGCCAGGGACTCCGGCATTATCTCATGAGAAAACCGGTGCATGGACTGAATCAATAAATCGGGAAAAAACGGAGAGGATCGAGAGATGTTACCCAAAAGTGAAATTGCGAAGGCTGCCGGGATCACGCTGAACCCCGTAGCCATTGTATGGACCGGAAAAAAACCCGAAAAAGCCCTTGAGTTTAAACCGGGCGTCTGGAGCTGCACCATGTGGCTGTTTGCCAAGGTTGCACGGGAAGGGAGAACCTCGGTCTTTTCCCGGGATACGACTACCTGCTCCGGGGGAGCAATGGGTCTTGGGTTCGGGCGGCCGCTGAAGAAGCATGCAGCCCGGACCGAGGAGGGGTTCGGCTCGTTCCTCTCCAACGGCCTTGAGGGAGCAGCGGACAGGAAGGCGTACGAGGCGATCATTACATCGAGCTTCGATTTCCGCCACAAAAAGATGCTGACGGAAGGGGAGCGTTTTTTCAAGAACCCGGCCATTACCCGGAACTTTCTTGCAAACCTTCCGGTGTACGATGCAAAGGACGGATTTATCGTGATGAAGCCTGTCCATGAGGTTACGGATGGAGAGGATGTCCGGAGCATTGTCTTCGTTGCCAATGCCGACCAGATCGCCGCCCTTTCGATCCTCGCAAACTATGCGACCGGGAATATCCGGGACGGTATCATCGTCGCTGCCGGTGCTGCAGGGTGCCAGGCCATGGGCGTCTGCACCTACGCTGAGGGCGAATCGGATCACCCCCGCGCTGTTGTCGGCCTCACCGATCTCTCGGCACGGAAGGCAGTCCGGACTACTCTGGGAAAAGATGTCCTCACCTTCTCCGTCCCGCTCGCGTTATACCTGGAGATGGAGCAGAACGTTTCCGGCAGTTTCCTTGAACTGGATCTCTGGAAGGAACTTCGGGGCTCGGAATAAAAAAAAGCGGCCGCGGGAAGATCCCGTGCCGGATTATTTCCCTGGTGTTGGATTACCAGCGCTGCATCGTGGTGCTCAGTTTCGCCGTATCGCCGGCCGGCACCCAGACGTCCTGGGAGAACGGGCGATA encodes:
- a CDS encoding DUF169 domain-containing protein, which encodes MLPKSEIAKAAGITLNPVAIVWTGKKPEKALEFKPGVWSCTMWLFAKVAREGRTSVFSRDTTTCSGGAMGLGFGRPLKKHAARTEEGFGSFLSNGLEGAADRKAYEAIITSSFDFRHKKMLTEGERFFKNPAITRNFLANLPVYDAKDGFIVMKPVHEVTDGEDVRSIVFVANADQIAALSILANYATGNIRDGIIVAAGAAGCQAMGVCTYAEGESDHPRAVVGLTDLSARKAVRTTLGKDVLTFSVPLALYLEMEQNVSGSFLELDLWKELRGSE